A window of Photobacterium sp. GJ3 contains these coding sequences:
- the plsB gene encoding glycerol-3-phosphate 1-O-acyltransferase PlsB, with protein MSTWQKLSQSLLNLPLSLLVKTRTIPSDPVAELPLDLNRPILYTLPFSSQTDLLTLSAAAKAAGLPDPLDPMVIHGRTFPRYVFVADSPSIFGSNGQIPASSLALFTDLLAAHQADAELDVQLLPASVLWGRKPGTEGESKPILKALNGPEKGFAILAQGRDCLVRLSPTVSLRFMADKYGADDTIANKLARVAKIHFSRQKLAAAGPRLPQRQALFNRLLASKAIEKVVREEAESRDVPLEKVRKEAIDMMEEIAADFSYSLVRHGDRFLSWLWNRLYQGINVSNAQRVRQLAQDGHEIVYVPCHRSHMDYLLLSYVLYQEGMVPPHIAAGINLNFFPAGPIFRRGGAFFIRRSFKGNRLYSTVFREYLGELFAKGYSVEYFSEGGRSRTGRLLAPKTGMLSMTLQAMLRGLNRPVTLVPVYIGYEHVMEVATYAKELRGKRKEKENLSQVLRTLRKLRNFGQGYVNFGEPIPLNQYLNEQVPEWRQDIDPIEPQRPQWLNPVVNSLADKMMTHINDAAATNGLTLCALALLSSRQRALSREELEQQVDCYLQLLQNTPYSPNCTQPSDSVSALVEHAIGMDKFLVERDSLGDIISLDRQQSLLMTYYRNNIIHLFALPSLIAHIVVSHQQLSRAEMHRQIGLLYPFLKAELYLRFDESDLPDAIDILVDELLRQRLILSDDNMLSLNSARIGPLQLLGNTITETLQRYAITLTLLRGEPQLMKSDLEQQSQMMAQRLSRLHGINAPEFFDKSVFSSLVKTLRQQGYLNEENHAVSRPVASLADLLADLVSPEIKLTIQAVMNREDKKEQPPETTNT; from the coding sequence ATGTCAACTTGGCAAAAATTGTCGCAAAGTTTACTGAATTTGCCGCTTTCTTTATTGGTAAAGACCCGCACAATTCCTTCTGATCCGGTCGCAGAACTGCCGCTGGATTTGAACCGACCGATTCTTTACACCTTACCCTTCAGTTCGCAGACCGATCTGCTGACCCTGAGTGCTGCTGCCAAAGCGGCCGGGTTGCCCGATCCGCTGGACCCTATGGTCATCCATGGCCGTACGTTTCCCCGCTATGTTTTTGTCGCCGACAGCCCGAGTATATTTGGCAGCAACGGCCAGATTCCTGCGTCTTCACTGGCGCTGTTTACCGATCTGCTCGCAGCCCATCAGGCCGACGCTGAGCTGGATGTACAGCTCCTGCCTGCTTCTGTGCTGTGGGGGCGTAAACCGGGAACCGAAGGTGAGTCCAAGCCGATCCTCAAAGCACTGAACGGACCAGAGAAAGGGTTCGCTATTCTGGCACAGGGACGCGACTGTCTGGTCCGCCTGAGCCCAACCGTCTCGCTGCGTTTCATGGCGGATAAGTACGGTGCGGATGACACCATCGCCAACAAACTGGCCCGGGTCGCCAAAATTCATTTCTCCCGCCAGAAACTTGCTGCGGCTGGTCCACGGCTGCCACAACGTCAGGCGCTGTTTAACCGACTGCTGGCTTCCAAAGCCATTGAAAAAGTGGTGCGAGAAGAGGCCGAAAGCCGGGATGTTCCGCTGGAAAAAGTGCGCAAAGAAGCCATCGACATGATGGAAGAGATCGCAGCCGATTTCTCCTACAGTCTGGTGCGCCATGGCGACCGCTTCCTGAGCTGGTTGTGGAACCGCCTGTATCAGGGCATTAATGTCAGTAACGCACAGCGCGTGCGTCAGCTGGCGCAGGATGGCCATGAGATTGTGTATGTCCCTTGTCACCGCAGTCACATGGACTATCTGTTGCTGTCTTACGTGCTGTATCAGGAAGGCATGGTCCCACCGCATATCGCAGCGGGCATTAATCTGAATTTCTTCCCGGCCGGGCCGATCTTCCGCCGCGGCGGTGCCTTCTTCATTCGCCGAAGTTTTAAGGGAAATCGCCTGTATTCGACGGTGTTCCGTGAATATCTGGGTGAACTCTTCGCCAAAGGCTATTCGGTTGAATACTTCAGTGAAGGAGGCCGTTCCCGCACCGGTCGTCTGCTGGCACCCAAAACCGGCATGCTGTCGATGACCCTACAGGCAATGTTGCGCGGGCTGAATCGCCCGGTCACGCTGGTGCCTGTGTATATCGGCTACGAACATGTCATGGAAGTGGCCACTTACGCCAAAGAACTGCGTGGAAAACGTAAAGAGAAGGAAAATCTCAGCCAGGTGCTGCGGACGCTGCGCAAGCTGCGGAACTTCGGCCAGGGCTATGTGAACTTTGGTGAGCCGATTCCGCTGAACCAGTATCTGAATGAACAGGTGCCGGAATGGCGTCAGGACATTGATCCGATTGAACCACAGCGCCCGCAATGGCTGAATCCTGTGGTGAACAGTCTGGCCGATAAAATGATGACCCACATCAACGATGCTGCAGCCACCAACGGCCTGACGCTCTGTGCGCTGGCTCTGCTGTCTTCCCGTCAGCGGGCCCTGAGCCGCGAAGAGCTGGAACAGCAGGTCGATTGCTACCTGCAACTGCTGCAGAACACACCGTACTCTCCTAACTGCACGCAGCCGTCTGATTCTGTCTCAGCACTGGTTGAGCATGCAATCGGTATGGATAAGTTCCTGGTGGAGCGGGACAGTCTGGGCGACATCATCTCACTCGACCGCCAGCAGTCGCTGCTGATGACCTACTACCGGAACAACATTATTCATTTATTTGCACTGCCATCGCTGATTGCTCACATTGTCGTGTCTCATCAGCAATTGAGCCGGGCGGAGATGCATCGCCAGATCGGCCTGCTCTACCCGTTCCTGAAAGCAGAACTGTACCTGCGCTTTGATGAAAGTGATTTACCGGATGCCATTGATATTCTGGTTGATGAGCTGCTCCGCCAGCGTCTGATCCTGAGCGATGACAATATGCTGTCACTCAACAGCGCGCGTATCGGTCCGCTTCAGCTACTGGGCAACACCATCACTGAAACACTGCAGCGCTATGCGATCACCCTGACGCTCCTGCGCGGTGAGCCTCAGTTGATGAAAAGCGATCTGGAGCAGCAAAGCCAGATGATGGCCCAGCGTCTGAGCCGTCTGCATGGCATTAATGCACCGGAGTTCTTCGATAAAAGCGTGTTCTCCTCTCTGGTAAAAACCCTGCGTCAGCAAGGTTATCTGAATGAAGAGAATCATGCCGTGTCCCGGCCGGTTGCCAGCCTCGCGGATTTACTGGCCGATCTGGTCTCTCCGGAAATCAAGCTGACCATTCAGGCAGTGATGAACCGGGAAGACAAAAAAGAACAGCCGCCGGAAACAACCAACACTTGA
- the glpD gene encoding glycerol-3-phosphate dehydrogenase encodes MTAANEILDIIVVGGGINGAGIAADAAGRGLKVALFEAEDFASATSSASSKLIHGGLRYLEHYEFRLVGEALAEREVLLRKIPHIAKPMRFRLPHRPHLRPAWMIRAGLFLYDHLGKRTTLPASEGLRFGADSALVPEITKGFEYSDCWVDDARLVILNAIETASRGGEVRNRCRVEKAERQGDIWLVTVLDTQSGERFTRRAHALVNAAGPWVKTFYDTSLDTPSPRNIRLIKGSHIVVPRVHDEPQAYILQNEDNRIVFVIPYLDRFSIIGTTDVEYHGDPRQVAIDEDEICYLLKVYNDHFKVKLQRQDVVWTYSGVRPLCDDESDSPQAVTRDYTLELEQEGSQPPLLSIFGGKLTTYRKLAESALHKLAPFFPKMGPAWTADACLPGGEVNFDLSRLAKDLQAHFAWLSDFTAERLATNYGTLSWKIMQGVSTESDMGQHFGEGLYAREVDYLMQDEFAASAEDALWRRSKLGLYLTQEQQQAVAAYMSAKQAEAHAA; translated from the coding sequence ATGACAGCAGCAAATGAGATTCTGGACATCATCGTTGTTGGTGGTGGTATTAACGGTGCCGGTATTGCGGCCGACGCCGCAGGGCGCGGTCTGAAGGTGGCATTGTTTGAGGCGGAAGACTTTGCATCTGCAACGTCATCAGCCAGCTCAAAGCTGATCCATGGTGGCCTGCGCTATCTGGAGCATTATGAGTTCCGTCTGGTCGGGGAAGCACTGGCCGAGCGGGAAGTCTTGCTGCGAAAAATTCCGCACATCGCCAAACCCATGCGCTTTCGCCTGCCGCACCGTCCGCATCTGAGACCCGCCTGGATGATCCGTGCCGGTTTGTTTCTGTATGACCATCTGGGAAAACGCACCACGTTACCGGCCAGTGAAGGGCTGCGATTTGGCGCCGATTCTGCGCTGGTGCCGGAAATCACCAAAGGTTTTGAATATTCAGACTGCTGGGTGGATGATGCGCGTCTGGTGATTCTGAATGCGATCGAAACCGCGTCTCGTGGCGGGGAAGTCCGTAATCGCTGCCGGGTTGAAAAGGCGGAACGTCAGGGGGATATCTGGCTGGTGACTGTGCTGGATACACAGTCGGGTGAGCGTTTTACCCGTCGTGCACATGCCCTGGTGAATGCGGCCGGCCCGTGGGTGAAAACTTTTTATGACACCAGTCTGGATACCCCGTCGCCACGCAATATTCGTCTGATCAAAGGTTCGCACATTGTGGTGCCGCGCGTGCACGACGAACCGCAGGCTTACATTCTGCAGAATGAAGACAACCGGATTGTGTTTGTGATCCCTTATCTGGACCGTTTCTCGATTATCGGCACGACCGATGTGGAATATCACGGCGATCCGCGTCAGGTCGCGATTGATGAAGATGAAATCTGCTATTTGCTGAAAGTGTACAATGATCACTTTAAAGTTAAGTTGCAGCGTCAGGATGTGGTCTGGACTTACTCTGGTGTGCGTCCGTTGTGTGATGATGAATCGGATTCGCCGCAGGCGGTCACCCGCGATTATACGCTGGAGCTGGAGCAGGAAGGCTCGCAGCCACCGCTGCTGTCGATATTCGGTGGCAAGCTGACAACTTACCGGAAACTGGCCGAATCGGCACTGCATAAGTTAGCGCCTTTCTTTCCGAAGATGGGACCGGCCTGGACCGCAGACGCTTGTCTGCCCGGTGGTGAGGTGAACTTTGATTTATCTCGTCTTGCGAAAGATCTGCAGGCGCATTTTGCATGGCTGTCGGATTTTACGGCAGAGCGGCTGGCGACCAACTACGGCACGCTGAGCTGGAAAATAATGCAAGGTGTCAGCACAGAATCGGATATGGGGCAGCACTTTGGTGAAGGCCTGTATGCCCGTGAAGTGGATTATCTGATGCAGGATGAATTTGCTGCCAGTGCGGAAGACGCCCTGTGGCGCCGCAGTAAGCTGGGACTGTATCTGACACAGGAGCAGCAGCAGGCGGTGGCAGCATATATGTCTGCCAAACAAGCCGAGGCCCATGCGGCATAA
- a CDS encoding DeoR/GlpR family transcriptional regulator, producing MKQSKRHQEIIDLVKTQGYVSTDDLVARFQVSPQTIRRDLNELAEENKIRRHHGGATVPSSSVNTSYTTRKVMQLAEKDRIAQAMVQHIPDGATLFIDIGTTPEAVARALLDHSDLRVVTNNLNVAGILTGKDDCRVILAGGEVRNRDGGIVGEATLDFISQFRLDFGIIGISGIDLDGSLLDFDYHEVRVKQAIIENSRCVMLGVDHTKFGRNAMVNLGDVSQIDMLFTNKTPPEPLSKRLAELDTHLEIIAD from the coding sequence GTGAAGCAAAGCAAACGTCATCAGGAGATCATTGATCTCGTGAAAACTCAGGGCTACGTCAGCACTGATGATTTGGTTGCCCGGTTTCAAGTCAGCCCGCAAACCATTCGCCGCGATCTGAATGAGCTGGCGGAAGAGAATAAAATCCGTCGCCATCATGGCGGTGCGACGGTGCCATCGAGTTCAGTGAATACGTCTTATACCACCCGAAAAGTCATGCAGCTGGCTGAGAAAGACCGGATTGCTCAGGCAATGGTGCAGCATATTCCGGATGGCGCGACTCTTTTTATCGACATCGGCACAACACCGGAAGCCGTTGCACGCGCCTTGCTTGATCACAGCGACCTGCGTGTCGTCACCAATAACCTTAATGTGGCCGGGATTCTGACCGGAAAAGATGATTGCCGGGTGATTCTGGCGGGCGGAGAGGTACGAAACCGGGATGGCGGTATTGTCGGCGAAGCAACCCTGGATTTCATTTCACAGTTTCGTCTCGATTTCGGCATCATCGGGATCAGTGGTATCGATCTGGACGGCTCATTACTGGACTTTGACTACCATGAAGTTCGGGTGAAACAGGCCATCATTGAAAACAGCCGCTGTGTGATGCTGGGCGTCGATCATACGAAATTTGGCCGCAACGCCATGGTGAACTTAGGGGATGTCAGTCAAATCGACATGCTGTTTACCAATAAAACGCCGCCGGAGCCATTGTCGAAGCGTCTGGCCGAGCTGGACACCCATCTCGAAATCATTGCAGACTGA
- a CDS encoding chorismate lyase, with the protein MSTFKQIYKPLLAQADWQSSDQVKMADAVLASWLHEQGSLSRRFARDCHQFSVLLLEQSPIKSAQLQPGEQQMLGRVDCLERNVVLQGDGIPWVFARTLIPLPTLTGDEQDLAQLGELPLGYRVFTDQSARRDALQLAEFRLEGESLWARRSRLWVKEKPMLVAELFLSAAPVYPRKAAQDGNPLPSFNPSISVTSGR; encoded by the coding sequence ATGTCGACATTCAAGCAGATTTATAAGCCCCTGCTGGCTCAGGCAGACTGGCAATCCAGCGACCAGGTCAAGATGGCCGATGCCGTTCTGGCCAGTTGGCTGCACGAGCAGGGATCGCTGTCACGCCGGTTTGCCCGGGATTGTCATCAGTTCAGTGTGCTGTTGCTGGAGCAATCGCCTATCAAATCGGCACAACTTCAGCCCGGTGAACAGCAAATGCTGGGGCGGGTGGATTGTCTTGAGCGGAATGTGGTGCTTCAGGGCGACGGGATTCCCTGGGTGTTTGCCCGGACATTGATTCCGTTACCGACCCTGACTGGCGATGAGCAGGATCTGGCGCAACTGGGCGAATTGCCGTTGGGCTACCGGGTGTTTACCGATCAGAGTGCCCGCCGGGATGCATTGCAGCTGGCTGAGTTCCGGCTGGAAGGTGAGTCGCTCTGGGCACGGCGCTCCCGGTTGTGGGTGAAAGAAAAACCGATGCTGGTGGCCGAATTATTTTTATCGGCGGCACCTGTGTACCCGCGAAAAGCAGCGCAGGACGGCAACCCGCTGCCCTCTTTCAATCCGTCAATATCCGTCACATCAGGCCGGTAG
- a CDS encoding flagellar basal body-associated protein FliL: MKSLLLTFAVLLFSLNQPALAQTASANPQYSYFTLTPDITTNYITQGKKLGYLRLQVDLMVADPDYLPLVEHHAPLIRDAVIQIIGEQPESKIKSLAGREAIRQLCLDRVNDLLIAETNQKLLTELLFTKYLYQ; encoded by the coding sequence ATGAAATCTCTACTCCTGACCTTCGCGGTGCTGCTGTTTTCCCTGAATCAGCCCGCGCTGGCACAGACTGCGTCAGCAAACCCGCAATACAGCTATTTTACGCTAACGCCGGATATCACAACCAATTACATCACTCAGGGTAAAAAGCTGGGTTATCTGCGGTTACAAGTCGATCTCATGGTCGCCGATCCGGATTACCTGCCTCTGGTTGAGCACCACGCCCCACTGATCCGTGATGCAGTGATTCAAATTATCGGCGAACAGCCAGAGTCGAAAATCAAGTCGCTGGCCGGGCGTGAAGCCATCCGCCAGTTGTGCCTGGATCGCGTGAATGACTTGCTGATTGCTGAAACCAACCAGAAGCTTCTGACTGAGTTACTCTTTACCAAGTATCTGTATCAGTAA
- the ubiA gene encoding 4-hydroxybenzoate octaprenyltransferase: MEITKARAYCQLARLDRPIGSLLLMWPTLWALFLAADGIPDWPVLLVFILGVFCMRAAGCVINDYADRHFDGHVKRTALRPMPAGLISEREALGFFTLLVLVSFGLVLTMNALTIQLSVIGLLLAAAYPFMKRYTHLPQLVLGMAFGWAIPMAYAAQSGELPPVAWMLFVANILWTIAYDTQYAMVDRDDDLKVGIKSTAILFGRHDKRIIGVLQLGTLGLLILVGIQLALTPVYYWSLLGAAALFVYQQHLIRGREREPCFKAFLNNNYVGMVVWLGMAVSLLL, encoded by the coding sequence TTGGAGATAACCAAAGCAAGGGCTTACTGTCAGTTAGCCCGTCTGGACCGCCCGATTGGCAGTCTGTTACTGATGTGGCCGACTTTATGGGCATTGTTTCTGGCCGCAGATGGGATCCCGGACTGGCCTGTGTTGCTGGTGTTCATTCTGGGTGTTTTTTGCATGCGGGCCGCGGGTTGTGTGATCAACGATTATGCTGATCGTCATTTCGACGGCCATGTGAAACGCACGGCGCTGCGACCCATGCCTGCCGGGTTGATCAGTGAACGGGAAGCGCTGGGCTTTTTTACCCTGCTGGTTTTGGTGTCATTTGGTCTGGTGCTGACGATGAATGCGCTGACCATTCAGCTTTCAGTCATTGGTTTGTTGCTTGCCGCGGCTTATCCCTTCATGAAACGCTATACCCATTTGCCGCAACTGGTGCTGGGGATGGCATTTGGCTGGGCCATTCCCATGGCTTATGCCGCGCAGTCGGGTGAGTTACCGCCCGTGGCCTGGATGCTCTTTGTGGCAAATATTCTCTGGACCATCGCCTATGACACGCAATATGCCATGGTCGATCGCGATGATGATCTGAAAGTCGGGATTAAGTCGACAGCCATTCTGTTTGGTCGTCATGACAAACGTATCATCGGGGTGTTGCAACTGGGGACGCTGGGATTGCTGATTCTGGTGGGCATTCAGCTGGCGCTGACGCCAGTGTATTACTGGAGTCTGCTTGGGGCCGCGGCATTGTTTGTGTATCAGCAGCACCTGATCCGTGGCAGAGAGCGTGAGCCATGCTTCAAGGCATTTCTGAACAATAATTATGTCGGTATGGTGGTCTGGCTGGGGATGGCGGTAAGTCTGTTGCTCTGA
- the rpoH gene encoding RNA polymerase sigma factor RpoH, with translation MTKEMTSLALVSADSLDSYIQSVNGYPMLTAEQERELAERLHYEGDIEAARGLVLSHLRFVVHVARGYTGYGLPMADLVQEGNIGLMKAVKRFNPEVGVRLVSFAVHWIKAEIHEYVLRNWRIVKVATTKAQRKLFFNLRKSKKRLGWFNNEEVAMVAEQLGVEKSEVREMESRLAAQDATFDMPVDEDDRDSSYMAPVFFLEDKSSDVAQSFEENNWENHANNRLSLALSNLDDRSQHIVRSRWLDDEKATLQDLADHYGVSAERIRQLEKNAMRKLKDAVGDAF, from the coding sequence ATGACAAAAGAGATGACTTCATTAGCTTTAGTTTCTGCAGACAGTCTGGACAGCTATATCCAGTCCGTGAACGGCTATCCGATGTTGACGGCTGAGCAGGAGCGTGAGTTAGCTGAGCGTCTGCATTATGAAGGCGATATTGAGGCTGCACGCGGTCTGGTATTGTCTCACCTGCGTTTTGTGGTCCATGTTGCCCGTGGCTATACCGGTTATGGTCTGCCGATGGCAGATTTGGTGCAGGAAGGAAACATCGGTTTGATGAAAGCCGTCAAACGCTTCAACCCTGAAGTGGGTGTGCGTCTGGTTTCCTTTGCCGTGCATTGGATCAAAGCTGAAATTCATGAGTATGTGCTGCGTAACTGGCGGATTGTCAAAGTGGCGACCACCAAGGCACAACGGAAACTCTTCTTCAACCTGCGTAAGTCAAAGAAACGTCTGGGTTGGTTTAACAACGAAGAAGTGGCAATGGTTGCCGAACAACTGGGTGTCGAAAAGAGTGAAGTGCGCGAGATGGAATCCCGCCTGGCGGCACAGGATGCTACTTTCGATATGCCGGTCGATGAAGACGATCGCGACAGCAGCTACATGGCGCCTGTGTTTTTCCTGGAAGATAAGTCTTCAGATGTGGCGCAAAGCTTTGAAGAAAATAACTGGGAAAACCATGCCAACAATCGTCTGTCTCTGGCGTTGTCGAACCTTGACGATCGGAGCCAGCACATTGTCCGCTCCCGTTGGTTAGATGATGAGAAAGCCACATTGCAGGATCTGGCTGACCATTATGGCGTCTCGGCTGAGCGGATCCGCCAGCTGGAAAAGAATGCGATGCGTAAGCTGAAAGATGCAGTAGGCGACGCGTTCTGA
- a CDS encoding class I SAM-dependent methyltransferase: MTKSARYHIPADLLQPLWLRSRESLADGGLIYDPLAAAACQQCHLAPDCLTGNVDQHQLLHATLTLLVDQRVQHFLRRFPNGHVINVGAGLDTRFYRLDNGRCRWLELDCDETLLWRQRLFHRSERYRMRPGSVTDLSWLSQLPTSFSSPVMLVCDQALLQASEAEVARFVQRVGCHFHQLELCLVLAGDRCQTALGQQLGAQGYGHGFADPVRQLLQWLPWSEEVASHSPLDVACPRWRPWHRWLTRLTAFRHRLTPVVTHLRY, encoded by the coding sequence ATGACAAAATCTGCCCGCTATCATATTCCGGCTGACCTGTTGCAGCCGCTCTGGCTCCGCAGCCGCGAGAGTCTGGCGGACGGTGGTTTGATTTATGACCCGCTCGCCGCAGCGGCATGTCAGCAGTGTCATCTCGCACCAGATTGTCTGACCGGGAATGTCGATCAGCATCAATTACTGCACGCCACATTAACGCTGCTGGTCGATCAGCGCGTTCAGCATTTTTTACGTCGTTTTCCCAACGGGCATGTCATTAATGTCGGCGCAGGGTTGGATACGCGTTTTTATCGTCTCGATAATGGCCGTTGCCGCTGGCTGGAACTCGATTGTGATGAAACCTTGCTGTGGCGCCAACGCTTATTCCATCGCAGTGAACGTTACCGGATGCGTCCGGGGTCTGTGACCGATCTGAGCTGGCTCTCTCAGTTGCCGACCAGTTTTTCCTCGCCAGTGATGCTGGTGTGTGATCAGGCTTTGCTGCAGGCATCTGAAGCCGAAGTGGCCCGGTTTGTTCAGCGTGTCGGCTGTCATTTTCATCAACTGGAACTGTGTCTGGTGCTGGCGGGTGATCGCTGCCAGACCGCGTTAGGGCAACAGTTGGGCGCTCAGGGGTATGGTCATGGCTTTGCGGATCCGGTGCGTCAGTTACTGCAATGGTTGCCCTGGTCTGAAGAAGTTGCCAGTCATTCGCCGCTGGATGTGGCGTGTCCGCGCTGGCGGCCGTGGCATCGCTGGCTGACCCGGCTGACTGCGTTTCGTCACCGACTCACGCCTGTTGTGACCCACTTGCGTTATTAG
- the glpE gene encoding thiosulfate sulfurtransferase GlpE: MEQFEHISVEQAYELLQQSESRAVLVDIRDPQSHALSRPESAFHLTNDSMVQFMDDVDFEQPVIVMCYHGISSQGAAQYLIHQGFETVYSMDGGFEAWHRAAYPCETQSV; the protein is encoded by the coding sequence ATGGAGCAGTTTGAACACATTTCCGTTGAACAAGCGTATGAACTATTACAACAATCAGAAAGCCGGGCCGTGCTGGTCGATATCCGCGATCCACAATCTCATGCTTTGTCCCGTCCGGAATCTGCGTTTCATCTGACCAATGATTCCATGGTTCAGTTCATGGATGATGTCGACTTTGAACAGCCAGTGATCGTCATGTGCTATCATGGCATTAGTTCTCAGGGCGCGGCTCAGTATCTGATTCATCAGGGGTTTGAGACGGTTTACAGCATGGACGGTGGCTTTGAAGCCTGGCATCGTGCAGCTTATCCGTGTGAGACCCAGTCTGTGTAA
- the glpG gene encoding rhomboid family intramembrane serine protease GlpG: MLRIVVLDNPRMAQAFIDYMASRGIELMLAPEPGGQYAIWLTDPQHQVEIEAEWQRFSDHPEDPKYLAASWQMVSRHPQPKFEYHSPSLLAHIRAQAGPVCLSVLVTTLVIYLLWLLGWQRPIFQALHFPLMQGDGWQLWRFVSHSLLHFSILHLVFNCLWWWILGGRLEKHSGSLKLLEVFLLSALISGLAQYWVNGPNFGGLSGVVYALMGYLWWLGWLAPSRGLSLPNGIVVLMLIWLILGFTNIMGIQVANMAHLFGLITGCVLGFVDARLRHPANS; the protein is encoded by the coding sequence ATGCTGCGGATTGTCGTACTCGACAATCCCCGGATGGCGCAAGCATTTATTGATTACATGGCCTCCCGAGGGATTGAGCTGATGCTGGCACCTGAACCGGGTGGCCAGTATGCGATCTGGCTGACCGATCCACAGCATCAGGTCGAAATTGAAGCGGAATGGCAGCGATTTTCCGATCATCCGGAGGATCCAAAATACCTGGCCGCATCCTGGCAGATGGTCAGCCGGCACCCGCAGCCGAAGTTTGAGTATCACAGCCCGAGTCTGCTGGCTCATATCCGTGCTCAGGCCGGACCGGTCTGTCTCAGTGTGCTGGTGACTACCCTTGTTATTTATCTCTTGTGGTTGCTGGGCTGGCAGCGACCTATCTTCCAAGCGCTGCATTTTCCTTTGATGCAAGGCGATGGGTGGCAACTGTGGCGGTTTGTGTCACACAGTTTGCTGCATTTCTCTATCCTGCATCTTGTGTTTAACTGCCTGTGGTGGTGGATTCTGGGCGGTCGGCTGGAGAAACACAGCGGTAGTTTGAAGCTGCTCGAAGTGTTTTTACTGTCTGCACTGATATCCGGGCTGGCACAATATTGGGTGAATGGGCCAAACTTTGGTGGCCTTTCCGGTGTGGTCTACGCCTTGATGGGATATCTGTGGTGGCTGGGCTGGCTGGCACCGTCTCGCGGGTTAAGCCTGCCGAATGGAATTGTGGTCCTGATGCTGATCTGGCTGATCCTGGGCTTTACCAACATCATGGGGATCCAAGTGGCCAATATGGCGCATCTGTTTGGCCTGATCACGGGGTGTGTTCTGGGCTTTGTTGATGCGCGCTTGAGACACCCGGCAAACTCCTGA
- the lexA gene encoding transcriptional repressor LexA, with translation MKPLTPRQQEVFDLIKAKIEESGMPPTRAEIARELGFRSANAAEEHLKALARKQVIEIVPGASRGIRLLVHEETPEDQGLPLIGRVAAGEPILAQEHVETHYDVDPAMFKPQADFLLRVNGMSMKDIGILDGDLLAVHKTQDVRNGQVVVARVDDDVTVKRLEKKGAQVFLHAENDAFAPIVVDLTQQQLTIEGIAVGVIRNGDWS, from the coding sequence ATGAAGCCGTTAACGCCACGCCAACAAGAAGTCTTTGATTTGATCAAAGCAAAAATTGAAGAAAGCGGGATGCCACCGACGCGGGCGGAGATTGCCCGTGAACTGGGATTCCGTTCTGCCAATGCGGCAGAGGAACATCTGAAAGCCCTTGCCCGCAAGCAAGTGATTGAAATTGTACCGGGTGCTTCCCGGGGAATCCGCTTGCTGGTTCATGAAGAAACACCGGAAGATCAGGGACTTCCCCTGATTGGCCGAGTTGCTGCCGGAGAACCTATTCTGGCGCAGGAACATGTCGAAACACATTATGATGTTGATCCGGCGATGTTTAAACCTCAGGCAGATTTCCTGTTACGGGTGAATGGCATGAGCATGAAGGACATTGGGATTCTGGACGGCGATCTGCTGGCTGTGCACAAAACTCAGGATGTGCGTAATGGTCAGGTTGTCGTTGCCCGCGTGGATGACGATGTGACGGTGAAGCGTCTGGAGAAAAAGGGTGCTCAGGTCTTTTTGCATGCAGAAAATGACGCTTTTGCACCCATTGTGGTTGATTTGACTCAGCAGCAACTCACCATTGAAGGCATTGCCGTTGGGGTGATCCGCAATGGTGACTGGAGTTAA